A window of Solea senegalensis isolate Sse05_10M linkage group LG20, IFAPA_SoseM_1, whole genome shotgun sequence contains these coding sequences:
- the fam126a gene encoding hyccin isoform X1 has product MLAMDQGVVEEWLSEFKTLPDSAVSTYAASLKEKGSLVPAIYKVIRENYSDLLEPVCHQLFEFYRSGEPQLQRFTLQFLPELLWSLLSVSAARDPHNSGCIEALLLGIYNLEIVDKDGQSKVLSFTVPSLSKPSVYHEPSAIGSIALTEGALANHGLSRVVYSGPHLQRETFTAQNRFEVLTFLLLCYNGALSYMTCNSLQSLCQFSSRVCICGYPRQQMRRYKGISTRLTVTSEFLVQLITGIHYALCNGEVELGSKALDDVLYRAQLELFPEALLVGNAIRSSLHGAALKSNNKEGARSIQVEITPTSSRISRNAVTSLSIRGHRWKRHDAVDLGSPDELMDISEVDEGVWPGVVGPDMTPPTITISNSITTLNLGAKAMKKCRLGGRNSKDKETSPLTTGRAASENTEHAVKRLTLTSSQSVPKAGALTSLTRTASAVFSRSFEHVAGSNAPPSTNHNTCEAALYSCSLQEEGYLSPAPNHTQRSPSISVHLGSDL; this is encoded by the exons ATGTTGGCTATGGACCAAGGAGTGGTGGAGGAATGGCTGTCAGAATTTAAG ACCCTTCCTGACAGCGCCGTGTCCACCTACGCTGCCTCACTGAAAGAGAAAGGTTCCCTGGTACCAGCAATCTACAAGGTCATCCGAGAAAACTACAGTGAC TTGCTGGAGCCAGTCTGTCACCAGTTATTTGAATTTTACAGGAGTGGTGAGCCACAGCTGCAGCGTTTCACGCTACAGTTCCTGCCAGAGCTCCTGTGGAGCCTCCTGTCCGTCAGTGCAGCCAGAGATCCCCACAATTCTGGCTGCATCGAGGCCCTACTGCTGGGAATTTACAACCTG GAAATAGTTGATAAAGATGGACAGAGTAAAGTGTTGTCCTTTACAGTCCCTTCGCTCTCCAAACCGTCAGTGTACCACGAG CCCTCAGCCATCGGCTCCATCGCTCTAACAGAAGGGGCTCTAGCCAATCACGGGCTGAGCAGAGTAGTGTACAGTGGGccacacctgcagagagagaccTTCACAGCACAGAACAG ATTTGAGGTGCTGACCTTCCTGCTACTGTGCTACAACGGTGCCCTGAGCTACATGACGTGCAACTCCCTCCAGTCCCTCTGCCAGTTCAGCTCCag GGTTTGTATATGTGGTTATCCAAGGCAACAGATGCGACGATACAAAGGTATTAGCACACGGCTGACGGTCACGTCGGAGTTCCTCGTTCAGCTCATCACAGGGATACACTATGCCTT GTGTAATGGGGAAGTTGAACTGGGATCCAAAGCACTGGATGACGTTTTGTATCGAGCCCAGCTAGAGTTGTTCCCTGAGGCTCTACTG GTGGGCAATGCCATCAGGTCATCGCTGCATGGTGCGGCACTGAAGAGCAACAACAAGGAGGGTGCACGGAGTATCCAGGTGGAGATTACACCGACCTCCTCCAGGATCTCCCGAAATGCCGTCACCTCCCTCTCTATCAGGGGACACCGCTGGAAGAGACACG ATGCTGTGGATCTGGGTTCCCCAGATGAGCTGATGGACATTTCAGAGGTGGATGAAGGGGTGTGGCCAGGTGTGGTTGGGCCTGACATGACCCCACCCACGATCACTATCAGCAACAGCATCACCACGTTGAACCTGGGGGCCAAGGCCATGAAGAAGTGTCGTCTTGGCGGGCGCAACAGCAAAGACAAGGAGACGAGCCCTCTAACAACTGGCCGGGCTGCCAGTGAGAACACCGAGCACGCTGTCAAGAGACTGACTCTCACCTCCAGCCAGTCGGTGCCTAAGGCAGGAGCTCTCACCAGCCTAACACGCACCGCCAGCGCCGTCTTCTCCCGCTCCTTTGAGCATGTGGCTGGCAGTAATGCGCCTCCCTCCACCAACCACAACACCTGCGAAGCTGCTCTCTACTCGTGCAGCCTCCAGGAGGAAGGGTACCTGAGCCCCGCGCCAAACCACACGCAGCGCTCTCCCAGCATCAGCGTGCACCTCGGCTCTGACCTTTGA
- the fam126a gene encoding hyccin isoform X2, producing MLAMDQGVVEEWLSEFKTLPDSAVSTYAASLKEKGSLVPAIYKVIRENYSDLLEPVCHQLFEFYRSGEPQLQRFTLQFLPELLWSLLSVSAARDPHNSGCIEALLLGIYNLEIVDKDGQSKVLSFTVPSLSKPSVYHEPSAIGSIALTEGALANHGLSRVVYSGPHLQRETFTAQNRFEVLTFLLLCYNGALSYMTCNSLQSLCQFSSRVCICGYPRQQMRRYKGISTRLTVTSEFLVQLITGIHYALCNGEVELGSKALDDVLYRAQLELFPEALLVGNAIRSSLHGAALKSNNKEGARSIQVEITPTSSRISRNAVTSLSIRGHRWKRHESQEVSVDSEAALGGVAIPEISVTGVSVERMVNGDSLRPRPDGRTQPDGDILGTPSEVSLDPRGHDSGARSQEVRRQKSVRRLVESEGSGSASTGRSQY from the exons ATGTTGGCTATGGACCAAGGAGTGGTGGAGGAATGGCTGTCAGAATTTAAG ACCCTTCCTGACAGCGCCGTGTCCACCTACGCTGCCTCACTGAAAGAGAAAGGTTCCCTGGTACCAGCAATCTACAAGGTCATCCGAGAAAACTACAGTGAC TTGCTGGAGCCAGTCTGTCACCAGTTATTTGAATTTTACAGGAGTGGTGAGCCACAGCTGCAGCGTTTCACGCTACAGTTCCTGCCAGAGCTCCTGTGGAGCCTCCTGTCCGTCAGTGCAGCCAGAGATCCCCACAATTCTGGCTGCATCGAGGCCCTACTGCTGGGAATTTACAACCTG GAAATAGTTGATAAAGATGGACAGAGTAAAGTGTTGTCCTTTACAGTCCCTTCGCTCTCCAAACCGTCAGTGTACCACGAG CCCTCAGCCATCGGCTCCATCGCTCTAACAGAAGGGGCTCTAGCCAATCACGGGCTGAGCAGAGTAGTGTACAGTGGGccacacctgcagagagagaccTTCACAGCACAGAACAG ATTTGAGGTGCTGACCTTCCTGCTACTGTGCTACAACGGTGCCCTGAGCTACATGACGTGCAACTCCCTCCAGTCCCTCTGCCAGTTCAGCTCCag GGTTTGTATATGTGGTTATCCAAGGCAACAGATGCGACGATACAAAGGTATTAGCACACGGCTGACGGTCACGTCGGAGTTCCTCGTTCAGCTCATCACAGGGATACACTATGCCTT GTGTAATGGGGAAGTTGAACTGGGATCCAAAGCACTGGATGACGTTTTGTATCGAGCCCAGCTAGAGTTGTTCCCTGAGGCTCTACTG GTGGGCAATGCCATCAGGTCATCGCTGCATGGTGCGGCACTGAAGAGCAACAACAAGGAGGGTGCACGGAGTATCCAGGTGGAGATTACACCGACCTCCTCCAGGATCTCCCGAAATGCCGTCACCTCCCTCTCTATCAGGGGACACCGCTGGAAGAGACACG AGTCCCAGGAGGTGAGTGTAGACAGTGAGGCTGCGCTTGGGGGCGTTGCCATCCCCGAGATAAGTGTGACAGGTGTGAGCGTCGAGAGAATGGTCAACGGAGACTCCCTAAGGCCACGCCCTGATGGCCGCACCCAGCCCGATGGCGACATTTTGGGCACCCCCTCAGAGGTCAGCCTGGACCCCCGAGGTCATGACTCTGGTGCACGGAGTCAGGAGGTCAGGAGGCAGAAGTCTGTGAGGCGATTGGTGGAGAGTGAGGGTTCTGGGTCAGCCTCCACTGGGAGGAGCCAGTACTAA